The DNA window aaagatagaaactTACTGGTCAAATTATATCGCCAAACACAATCTCAATAGTGCATTTGAGAAAATAATGGTAAACCAGGGAGAACGCaccgtgtctctctctctctctctctctctattgatCAAGGCCATGATATCTGGAAGCTAAAAAGAAAACCTAGGATGTGGCCCTTGAGTGGCTTTATGTTGTAGATGACTTCAAGTTTGACCTAATGGTATAAAATGAAGTATGATTGTGCAAATGCAAGGTCTTTATCTCTGATAAACGGAATCatcagagaaacagacagaggagcaattacaaaatgttttcaagaaACGCCGgccatgtttctttttcatagTTTGAAATGAAAGGCAAGTAATGCTGTGCAATTATCTGCAGTTAAAATGATGGAAATGAAGTGATGTCCCTTAAAGGAGAAACAGCACATTCAAAAGACTTTAACTTTGTCTGATAGAACACTTTGTGGAAAggtgtcaaatgttttttgttttttttgccagcaGTTAAATTGTTGCCTCGTCATCATAAGCAGAGCACATAAGTTAACACAAGACGAGCATAAACATCAGGTGCTGTCAAGAGATAAAACGGCCTGTTCGAAAAACCTTTGAAGAAAATGACACAACCCAGCAGGACTGTTGGTCCCATTATCACTGCTCCGTCTCTGAGAATCATAGGAAATGATCCGTCAGTTGTCTTGAGGCACAGTGGAATGGATATCACATCACACACAACGTCTACCTCACACTTTGCCTTCTGCCAGgcaggaaacagaagaaacaacagGTCGACTCTGTCACATATATGTTACCTAAACACTGCCTTTGCCTTTCTTTAACACCCCTGTCGTCTTTCTAATCTGAATGAAGCACAGACTTTATTTTACTTAACGGGCCACAAGAACCAACCAGGCTACTGGCCAGGACTATAAGGTACTTTTCTTAAATGATCTATTGCACTCAACCAAGTAAATAAACTGAATGCTTGTAGATTTCGACCTCTGACCCTTgtgaaaatggaaaagaaagaggccACAGTTTAACAATAATGTGCAATTTCAATTTAGGTAGATCTGTTTCACTTGAAGTTAAAGGCCCGTCAGCCGAGTCAGTTTCTGTAATAAAATCTCTTGGAGCATAttatttaagaaacaaaaatcGTATGAACACTAACTTATGTGTCTTCTGTTAGCCTTATTTTTCAAGAATCTGATTTTTCAGTTTGGACAtgccactttttgtttttgcaaaaataTGAGCCTTTAGAAAAGCATCTGcattaaaatgctttaaagctaCCTTATGTAACCTTCTATAAATAGATTATATTGCCTATGATCTGATTGGATTAAATGGCTAAGAAGCTGTCGAAGCATGAGTCTGGtgttacattattatttttcttcttttcaacaaATCCCATGTGCAGAAATGAACCctcatttgaatgtatttacGGTTAAGTATTGTGTGTGTAATCCAAAAGCTTGAGTGCTCTTTTTCTAATGTTAGAGCTCCATTGTTCACCGtaaatacacttaaaaaaatcattcacTGGCGACCATGACCTAATTAGCCACAAACTGACCGtgtctggttttgttttttttactatatcCAAAAGACACTGTCCAGTTTCTTTTAGATATAGTCCATGGAACTTGTTGgcaataggaaaaaaaaaaatgaacaccaGACTTGAACAGTCCTTTAACAAAAAGTAACAATCAACTGTTTCCCACTCAATGTTGTGCAAAGTCCTGGTGATGTTCTGGGCTCAGTGTTCTAGCTGTAGACAGCAGTGAGTAAGTTCACAAGCAATAGTGTGAGTATGGGGGTGGGGTTTTTTGgggcatcagatttaaaaaaaagaaaaaaaaaaaaaaagtaaagacaaaaaagacgCAGAGTCTCTTATTTTTTGCTACGCAGCCGTTTGGACTGTCGCGGAAGATCCGAGCTCTTTCTGGTGCGTTTGAGTGATGATGCTCCAtcgctctctgcctctctggcTAGAGAAGCTGCGGCCACGCTGCCACTTGCTAACACAGTAGCAGATGTGCTGGCAACAGTGGAAGACACAGCAGTGCTGCTGGATGTAGAGGGTGCAGCTGTGCTAGGCCTGGGTCCTCCCAGAGCAGCGGCGCTACTGTCCATCAGTTCGCGGAGCTTGTGTTCCAGCTCGGCAAGGCGAGCGTTCTGCTCGCCGATCACCTGCGTCTGTTCCAGCAGCTTCTGCTCCTGATCCTgcagctgcttctgctgctccagctgcttaACGCGAatttcctgcatctccctccgCAGTACTGTCATGGACGCCCCGTTCACCTTTACCTGCTGCTGCACCTTGGTCATCTCAGAGCGGGATGGCGTGTTCTTGGCCAGCAGGGACATGGTAGTCAGGGAGGTAGATGGACCTGCCACTGAGGGATCAGAACAGTTAGTGGActtgctgcatgttttttagcatgaaaatattttacacttcatgCCAGCATTCGCCCTTTCACACAAGCATTCAATTACGACGGGATGTTAAAGTACCAATCTGTCCATCACACTAATGTAACCCCTTTCACACAAATACAACTTTCTGATGCACGgtaagtgtgtgactgtgtgtgattCTACATTCATTTCTATGTCTGTTAGACAGAACGGTACTGGAGCCAGAGGAGAGcttggaaacaaacaaactcgaCATGTCTCAGACCTCTATTCCATTTAAAACCCAATATGAATGTATCAACACATGTCAATCTTTCTAATGCATTAGAGACTTTATAAGTGGTGTAAGGTGCAGTCGTTTTCTGCATCCTCAAGATAAGAAAGCACCATATTTGCACCTGACCCCACCCCCCCTCTCATTTCAAGACAAACACCCCTGGGCGCTAACAGAAGCGCAAATTAATTTTGCTATTTACACAACCTGAGTGTTGAGCGTTACAGGTTACATATTATAGTCCTTTACAAAAACCTTAAAGAAGTCTCAGAGGTCCTTAAGTATGTTgtaatgtaaatttaaaaaaagggtgcCATTTTAATCACATATTGTAATTTTCATGTTTAGAGTTAAATAATTGAAAGCTGCTTTGcataaagtggattttttttctttgacttcaTGTGCGAGCACAAAGGAGTTAACATTACCTGGTGCTGAGCCGATAAGGCGACCAGACAGGTCAGCCCCAGGCAGCTTCTTCTTCAGGATGGGGActatcttttcatcaaaatacTCCATGGCCATGGAGGAGATGTCCCTCAGCTCTTGTAGAACCTCATGAGCTCGCTGGGGGGCTCGAGTGGAGTTTACGTAGCGCAACACACGATAAATCTCATCAATAACCTGACAGCACAGAACAGAACCTGATCAGGACATCGCATATGAGGCAGGAAAAGCAGACAACAGACATGAGGGAAACATGAACTGCTCCTGTAACACATCTATAGGCCCTCTGCTGGCAGCGCGACATTCATATTACAGTTAAACAAAAATACAGGCTTTATCTATAAAGAGGAACACAAAGGACCCATAGACACACAGCTATGTGGAGCATGTTATATTTAGGTTTGGAGTCCTGCTGCCACTTAGAGGAAAGAATAGGCATGCatccattctttaaaaaaaagaacaataattcAACAAATGAAAATAACCTTCCAGTTCATCTTTTACAAagatgtgtctctctctgttggtTGATCTATTAAGAAATATGTTACCTCATGTCAACTCCATCTTGTTTTTTAGTCACAGATGGACATCGGGTTTTAGAACGATCTAGTAAGATCGTAATGGAGAGTTGAAACCTGGACTTCCAGATGCATACGTTTTAGGATACAATACTTGTTCCAAAATGTTACCTGATATTTGCAGTAAGTCCATGATGTAACATGACTGATTCTTGATTTAACactattgtgtttttaaacgaTGTATTCACAGCTGACCTGTATTCTTAAATGATTGTTACCTTCTTCTATCCTATACTgcaatttgttgttgttgttctatGTCCAAAATTAGGATCAGGTTAAGATCTGGGTGCAAACTTTGCATAAAATCCATAAGCGTTATTTTGACATCAGAACATGGCATAAGATAAAACTGATCAAGGTCTGTTGCTGTATTGGAAATAAAAGCCTTCCCAatcctcctcactctgctgGTCTACTGTTGCTAATGCTGGCAGCTGAGCTAACCTTTCCAGggatgaagcagcagaggttgGAGTCAACATATTTCATGAAGGTCATGTTGAGCAGAGAGAGGCGTGTCTCCACGGCGGCCAGGATGTCAGCGTGACGGGCCAGAGAATGGTTTCTCCTCTCCGATTCTCGCCTAGATGAAATTCATAGAAACACAAAGGTGAAGACAGGTTGCCTGGTTTTTAACTCACAACCTTTATGATAAATGTTGTCAATCGTATAAAAGCATGCATAAAAGAAGCTTAACTGCAGGGATATTTGTTCATGCTCTACCActaaaaggaaaatgaaaaaccaTTCTCAAGTTGTAATATTTTGCACAAATGTACGGCCACAATTAACCAAAACTATTTCAAATGGATCAGTAATTCACCACCGTGTGCGTGGCTCCTTGTACATCCTACAGTCATC is part of the Labrus bergylta chromosome 10, fLabBer1.1, whole genome shotgun sequence genome and encodes:
- the fbxo28 gene encoding F-box only protein 28: MAAVVDRVDGCVGSLDSESVSPRQSTPPPDQPHQNNPLLGLPIVAIETILNFLSYDEISLLRSVCKRMDMICQRVLNQGFLKVERYHSLCQRQVKAQLPRRESERRNHSLARHADILAAVETRLSLLNMTFMKYVDSNLCCFIPGKVIDEIYRVLRYVNSTRAPQRAHEVLQELRDISSMAMEYFDEKIVPILKKKLPGADLSGRLIGSAPVAGPSTSLTTMSLLAKNTPSRSEMTKVQQQVKVNGASMTVLRREMQEIRVKQLEQQKQLQDQEQKLLEQTQVIGEQNARLAELEHKLRELMDSSAAALGGPRPSTAAPSTSSSTAVSSTVASTSATVLASGSVAAASLAREAESDGASSLKRTRKSSDLPRQSKRLRSKK